The Pseudomonas berkeleyensis genome includes a region encoding these proteins:
- a CDS encoding methyl-accepting chemotaxis protein — MATTVLDVARNAESAASSASHAEDQTRQGGAVVQQAITSIEQLAHTVEASAEAIGRLKGDSANIGTVLDVIKSIAEQTNLLALNAAIEAARAGDAGRGFAVVADEVRALARRTQESTQQIEQLIETLQSGAENAVGVMTKSRSMAGETVEAARQAGTALTLIDEAVSRIQQMNQQIATASEQQSSVAEEINRSISNIRDIAEQSAAATEETSAASVDLARLGSDLQEQVNRFRVSA, encoded by the coding sequence ATGGCGACCACCGTGCTGGATGTCGCGCGCAACGCCGAAAGCGCCGCCAGCTCGGCTAGCCACGCCGAGGATCAGACCCGTCAGGGCGGCGCCGTGGTGCAGCAGGCCATCACCAGCATCGAGCAACTGGCGCATACCGTCGAAGCCTCCGCCGAGGCCATCGGCCGCCTCAAGGGCGACAGCGCCAACATCGGTACCGTGCTGGACGTGATCAAGAGCATCGCCGAGCAGACCAACCTGCTCGCCCTCAACGCCGCCATCGAGGCCGCGCGCGCCGGTGACGCCGGCCGTGGCTTCGCCGTGGTCGCCGATGAAGTGCGCGCCCTGGCGCGCCGCACGCAGGAGTCCACGCAGCAGATCGAGCAACTGATCGAAACCCTGCAAAGCGGCGCCGAGAATGCCGTGGGAGTGATGACCAAGAGCCGCAGCATGGCGGGCGAAACCGTGGAAGCCGCGCGTCAGGCCGGCACCGCGCTGACCTTGATCGACGAGGCCGTGTCGCGCATCCAGCAGATGAACCAGCAGATCGCCACCGCCTCCGAGCAGCAGAGCTCGGTGGCCGAGGAGATCAACCGCAGCATTTCCAACATCCGTGACATCGCCGAACAGTCGGCCGCCGCCACCGAGGAAACCTCGGCGGCCAGCGTCGACCTGGCGCGCCTGGGCAGCGACCTGCAGGAGCAGGTCAACCGCTTCCGGGTCAGCGCCTGA
- a CDS encoding SH3 domain-containing protein, producing MTRQIFIVTLDHNSEFPNPITFAEGAPLSVGEAYQGDEGWDNWFFCTTPGQEGGWVPSQVIERLDEQRARAREAYTARELDVRAGERLLVSRSLNGWYWCTREGTAESGWVPQANLVQQPVEETHSTACVIQEEVSGCGIAASANILGKTYAEMKTIANAMGIHAEDESLWSDTQYVRRLLATGGATAAAGETPFESWESLPDLALLAIKHHQENGRDFWHWVVCERLAGQLRVLDSASYLPSNIRTDFTAMQPKWFIEVNRPTA from the coding sequence ATGACTCGGCAAATCTTTATCGTCACCCTTGATCACAACAGCGAATTTCCCAACCCGATCACCTTCGCCGAGGGCGCGCCGCTTAGCGTCGGCGAGGCGTATCAGGGCGACGAAGGCTGGGATAACTGGTTCTTCTGCACCACGCCGGGCCAGGAAGGTGGCTGGGTACCCAGCCAGGTCATCGAACGACTCGATGAACAGCGCGCCCGCGCTCGCGAGGCCTATACCGCCCGCGAACTGGATGTCCGCGCCGGCGAGCGGCTGCTTGTCTCGCGCAGCCTCAATGGCTGGTACTGGTGCACGCGCGAAGGCACGGCGGAATCGGGCTGGGTGCCCCAGGCCAATCTCGTCCAACAGCCCGTCGAGGAAACCCACTCGACGGCCTGCGTGATCCAGGAAGAAGTCAGCGGCTGCGGCATCGCCGCCTCGGCCAATATTCTCGGCAAGACCTACGCCGAGATGAAAACGATCGCCAACGCCATGGGCATCCATGCCGAGGACGAATCGCTGTGGTCCGATACCCAATACGTCAGGCGCCTGCTGGCCACGGGAGGTGCGACTGCCGCAGCCGGCGAGACACCCTTCGAATCCTGGGAGAGCCTGCCGGATCTGGCGCTGCTGGCGATCAAGCACCACCAGGAAAACGGCCGCGACTTCTGGCATTGGGTGGTATGCGAACGCCTGGCGGGTCAGCTCCGCGTGCTGGATTCAGCCAGTTACCTGCCCTCGAACATCCGCACCGACTTCACCGCCATGCAACCCAAGTGGTTCATCGAAGTGAACAGGCCGACGGCCTGA
- a CDS encoding di-heme oxidoreductase family protein: protein MSPLQRCLLPFLALSLIACEQQPEFTAAEPGEALSAGAATVRKFDHNAFSQPSANLAPSRRLDFSVGNSFFRNPWVTAPATTTARDGLGPLFNTNACQNCHLKDGRGHPPGPDAVSAASMLVRLSIPAKAEHAELLVRQGVVAEPTYGAQLQDMANPGVAPEGKVRVTYSSVPVRFADGTVVELRKPQLVISQLGYGDMHPDTLFSVRIAPPMIGLGLLEAIAEEDILAGADPDDANGDGISGRPNRVWDRAQQRSVLGRFGWKAGQPNLNQQNADAFANDMGLTSSLIPHDNCTAAQTDCLAAPNGGEPEVSDNILASVLFYSRNLGVPARRNVDAPEVLKGKSLFHQAGCQQCHTPSFTTSADAAEPELANQLIRPYTDLLLHDMGEGLADGREEFLASGREWRTAPLWGIGLTEKVNGHTQFLHDGRARNLLEAILWHGGEAEAAKQRVLRFDGDERAALLAFLNSL from the coding sequence ATGTCGCCGCTCCAGCGTTGCCTGCTGCCCTTTCTGGCCTTGTCCCTGATTGCCTGTGAACAGCAGCCTGAATTTACCGCGGCAGAGCCCGGCGAAGCCCTGTCAGCCGGTGCGGCCACGGTACGCAAGTTCGATCACAACGCCTTCTCCCAGCCTTCGGCCAACCTGGCGCCAAGCCGCCGCCTGGACTTCTCGGTCGGCAACAGCTTCTTCCGCAACCCCTGGGTCACCGCCCCCGCCACCACCACCGCACGCGACGGCCTGGGCCCGCTGTTCAACACCAATGCCTGCCAGAACTGCCACCTCAAGGATGGTCGCGGCCACCCACCAGGCCCGGACGCCGTCAGCGCCGCCTCGATGCTGGTACGCCTGTCGATACCCGCCAAAGCGGAGCATGCCGAGTTGCTGGTACGCCAGGGCGTGGTCGCCGAACCGACCTACGGCGCCCAGTTGCAGGACATGGCCAACCCAGGCGTGGCCCCCGAAGGCAAAGTGCGCGTGACCTACAGCAGCGTGCCGGTGCGCTTCGCCGACGGCACCGTGGTGGAGCTGCGCAAGCCGCAGCTGGTCATCAGCCAGCTCGGTTACGGCGACATGCACCCGGATACCCTGTTCTCGGTGCGCATCGCCCCACCGATGATCGGCCTCGGCCTGCTCGAAGCCATCGCCGAAGAGGACATCCTGGCCGGCGCCGATCCGGATGACGCCAATGGCGACGGCATCTCCGGTCGCCCCAATAGGGTCTGGGATCGCGCCCAGCAGCGCAGCGTGCTCGGCCGCTTCGGCTGGAAAGCCGGACAACCCAACCTCAACCAGCAGAACGCCGACGCCTTCGCCAACGACATGGGCCTGACCAGCTCGCTGATTCCCCATGACAACTGCACCGCCGCGCAGACCGACTGCCTGGCCGCGCCCAACGGCGGCGAACCGGAAGTGAGCGACAATATCCTCGCCAGCGTGCTGTTCTACAGTCGTAACCTCGGCGTGCCGGCACGGCGTAACGTCGACGCCCCAGAGGTGCTCAAGGGCAAGAGTCTGTTTCACCAGGCTGGCTGCCAGCAGTGTCATACACCAAGCTTCACCACCTCGGCTGACGCGGCAGAGCCGGAACTGGCCAACCAGTTGATCCGACCTTATACAGACCTGCTACTGCATGACATGGGCGAAGGGCTGGCCGATGGCCGCGAGGAGTTTCTCGCCAGCGGCCGTGAATGGCGCACGGCGCCGCTGTGGGGCATTGGCCTGACGGAAAAGGTCAACGGCCATACTCAGTTCCTCCATGACGGTCGCGCGCGCAACCTGCTGGAGGCGATTCTCTGGCACGGCGGCGAAGCCGAAGCGGCCAAGCAGCGCGTACTGCGTTTCGATGGCGATGAGCGAGCAGCGCTGCTCGCCTTCCTAAATTCTCTGTAA
- a CDS encoding imelysin family protein: MLHKTLIASLLGLALVGCGQQDPKAKVSAALTEGVILPAYNSWQEADRQLASSAAAFCAGSADLPAARQAFLGAQSAWAGLQPVLLGPLAEGNRAWQIQFWPDKKNLVQRQVEALLNSKPQLSADDLASASVVVQGLTAYEYLLFDPNLDLNQAEQKARYCPLLESIGKHQQALAADILAQWQAKEGTAAQLKAFPNERYADSNEAIAELLRVQVSALDGLKKKLGAPMGRQSKGIPQPYQAEAWRSAASLANLGAALANAELLWHGTNRDGIQSLLDKDQAELGQRIDAAYQDTRQRLAALDRPLGELLADEAGRTSLNELYDSLNRLHRLQESELAKALGVQIGFNAHDGD, translated from the coding sequence ATGTTGCACAAAACCCTGATCGCTTCACTACTCGGCCTGGCCCTGGTCGGCTGTGGTCAGCAGGATCCCAAGGCCAAGGTCAGCGCCGCGTTGACCGAAGGCGTGATCCTTCCGGCTTACAACAGCTGGCAGGAGGCCGACCGCCAACTGGCCAGCAGCGCCGCCGCGTTCTGCGCCGGCAGCGCCGATCTGCCCGCCGCGCGCCAGGCCTTCCTTGGTGCCCAGAGTGCCTGGGCCGGTTTGCAGCCAGTGCTGCTCGGCCCGCTCGCCGAAGGCAACCGCGCCTGGCAGATCCAGTTCTGGCCGGACAAGAAGAACCTGGTGCAGCGCCAGGTCGAAGCCTTGCTCAACAGCAAGCCGCAGCTGAGTGCTGACGACCTGGCCAGCGCCAGCGTGGTGGTGCAAGGCCTGACCGCTTACGAATACCTGCTGTTCGACCCGAACCTGGATCTCAACCAGGCCGAGCAGAAGGCCCGCTACTGCCCGCTGCTGGAATCCATCGGCAAACACCAGCAGGCGCTCGCCGCCGATATCCTCGCTCAGTGGCAGGCCAAGGAAGGCACCGCGGCGCAGCTCAAAGCCTTCCCCAACGAGCGCTACGCCGACTCCAACGAAGCCATCGCCGAGCTGCTGCGCGTGCAGGTCAGCGCCCTGGATGGTCTGAAGAAGAAGCTCGGCGCGCCCATGGGCCGCCAGAGCAAGGGCATTCCCCAGCCTTACCAGGCCGAAGCCTGGCGCAGCGCGGCCAGCCTGGCCAACCTCGGCGCGGCGCTGGCCAATGCCGAACTGCTCTGGCATGGCACCAACCGTGACGGCATCCAGTCACTGCTGGACAAGGATCAGGCCGAGCTGGGTCAACGCATCGACGCGGCCTACCAGGACACCCGCCAGCGCCTGGCCGCACTGGATCGCCCGCTGGGCGAACTGCTCGCCGACGAAGCCGGCCGCACCAGCCTGAACGAGCTCTACGACAGCCTCAACCGCCTGCATCGCTTGCAGGAAAGCGAGCTGGCCAAGGCGCTCGGCGTGCAGATCGGCTTCAACGCCCACGACGGAGATTGA
- a CDS encoding DUF1513 domain-containing protein, whose protein sequence is MQRRAFLGLGLGAVAASLAAAGAFGGWTLFGPSGQPLLLSARDDADGRHYAVGYRLDGERAFATPVNERCHDVVPHLSLPLALFVGRRPSTESYLIDTRDGRLLQTLTSADGRHFNGHAVFHKDGDWLYATENDTTEPGRGVLGVYRLQGEQLLRDSEHGTHGVGPHQLLWMPDGETLVVANGGIRTEAESRVEMNLDAMDASLVLMRRDGSLVSQERLADPQNSIRHLAVARDGTVVSGQQYMGDLHDRVPLLAIKRPGQPFQPFALGEAQRAMMNQYTASVAIHDELRLLAMTAPRGNRFFIWDLDSAEVRLDVALPDCAGVGAVADGFVVSSGQGRCRLYDCRSERIAAKALELPAGLWDNHLRLA, encoded by the coding sequence ATGCAGCGCAGAGCCTTTCTCGGTCTCGGTCTCGGCGCCGTGGCCGCGAGCCTGGCAGCCGCCGGCGCCTTCGGTGGCTGGACGCTATTCGGCCCTTCCGGCCAGCCACTGCTGCTGTCGGCCCGCGACGACGCCGACGGCCGCCACTACGCCGTGGGCTATCGCCTGGATGGCGAGCGCGCCTTCGCCACCCCGGTGAACGAACGCTGCCACGACGTGGTACCGCATCTCAGCCTGCCGCTGGCGTTGTTCGTCGGCCGCCGCCCGAGCACCGAAAGCTACCTGATCGATACCCGCGACGGTCGCCTGCTACAGACCCTCACCTCAGCGGACGGACGCCACTTCAATGGCCACGCCGTGTTCCACAAGGACGGTGATTGGCTGTACGCCACCGAGAACGACACCACCGAGCCGGGCCGTGGCGTACTGGGTGTCTATCGCCTGCAAGGCGAACAGCTGCTGCGCGACAGCGAGCACGGCACCCACGGTGTCGGCCCGCACCAACTGCTGTGGATGCCTGACGGCGAAACCCTGGTGGTGGCAAACGGCGGCATCCGCACCGAAGCGGAAAGCCGCGTGGAGATGAACCTCGACGCCATGGACGCCAGCCTGGTGCTGATGCGCCGCGACGGCAGCCTGGTCAGCCAGGAGCGCCTAGCCGACCCGCAGAACAGCATCCGCCACCTGGCCGTCGCTCGCGATGGCACTGTGGTCAGCGGCCAGCAATACATGGGCGACCTGCATGACAGAGTGCCGCTGCTGGCGATCAAGCGCCCTGGCCAGCCGTTCCAGCCCTTCGCCCTGGGCGAGGCGCAGCGCGCGATGATGAATCAGTACACGGCCAGCGTCGCCATTCACGACGAGCTGCGCCTGCTGGCAATGACCGCCCCGCGCGGCAATCGCTTCTTCATCTGGGATCTGGACAGCGCCGAGGTTCGCCTGGACGTGGCCCTTCCTGACTGTGCCGGCGTCGGTGCGGTAGCCGATGGCTTCGTCGTCAGCTCCGGCCAGGGCCGTTGCCGCCTGTACGACTGCCGCAGCGAGCGCATCGCCGCCAAGGCGCTGGAGCTACCCGCCGGACTGTGGGACAACCACCTGCGCCTGGCCTGA
- a CDS encoding NAD-dependent epimerase/dehydratase family protein, whose amino-acid sequence MTSTSSDFRPFNRLLLTGAAGGLGKVLRERLRPYANILRLSDIANMAPAEGPHEEIVPCDLADKQAVHQLVEGVDAIIHFGGVSVERPFEEIVGPNICGVFHIYEAARRHGVKRVVFASSNHVIGFYKQNEGIDAHALRRPDSYYGLSKSYGEDMASFYFDRYGIETVSIRIGSSFPEPANRRMMSTWLSFDDLTHLIERCLYADNVGHTVVYGMSNNRDVWWDNSHAAHLGFKPKDSSEIFRAKIEAQPQPAEDDPNRIYQGGAFVASGPFGD is encoded by the coding sequence ATGACCTCTACTTCCAGCGACTTCCGCCCGTTCAATCGTCTGTTGCTCACCGGTGCTGCCGGCGGCCTGGGCAAGGTACTGCGCGAACGCCTCCGCCCTTACGCCAATATCCTGCGCCTTTCCGACATCGCCAACATGGCTCCAGCCGAAGGCCCGCACGAAGAAATCGTGCCCTGCGATCTGGCTGACAAACAGGCCGTGCATCAGTTGGTCGAAGGCGTCGACGCCATCATCCACTTCGGCGGCGTATCGGTAGAACGTCCCTTCGAAGAAATCGTCGGCCCCAACATCTGCGGCGTATTCCACATCTATGAAGCGGCCCGCCGCCACGGCGTCAAACGCGTGGTGTTCGCCAGCTCCAACCATGTCATCGGCTTCTACAAGCAGAACGAAGGCATCGACGCCCACGCCCTGCGCCGCCCCGACAGCTACTACGGTCTGTCCAAGTCCTACGGCGAAGACATGGCCAGCTTCTACTTCGATCGCTACGGCATCGAGACCGTCAGCATCCGCATCGGCTCCTCGTTCCCGGAGCCTGCCAACCGCCGGATGATGAGCACCTGGCTGAGCTTCGACGACCTCACGCACCTGATCGAGCGCTGCCTGTACGCCGACAACGTCGGCCACACCGTGGTCTATGGCATGTCCAACAACCGTGACGTCTGGTGGGACAACAGCCATGCCGCTCACCTGGGCTTCAAGCCCAAGGACAGCTCGGAAATCTTCCGCGCCAAGATCGAGGCACAGCCGCAGCCTGCCGAAGACGACCCGAATCGCATCTACCAAGGTGGTGCGTTCGTTGCCTCCGGCCCCTTCGGCGACTGA
- a CDS encoding SMP-30/gluconolactonase/LRE family protein — protein MSAELIFDTRNATGESPVWNAQEQALYWADIPAGRLYRWNAADASIRSWQADEMLACIAMHPAGGWIAGMQSGIFHLRPQDDGSVLSERLAQVDHARPEMRFNDGRCDRQGRFWAGTMLLDMAAGARVGALYRYDGQLQQVLDDFIVPNGLAFSPDGRTMYLSDSHPTVQSVWAFDYDTDSGTPHNRRLFIDMKQHPGRPDGAAMDVDGCYWICGNDEGLIHRFTPDGRLDRSLAVPVKKPAMCAFGGANLDTLFVTSIRPGGDLSDQPLAGGVFALQAGVRGIEEPTFQP, from the coding sequence ATGTCAGCCGAACTGATCTTCGATACCCGCAACGCCACCGGCGAAAGCCCGGTATGGAACGCCCAGGAACAGGCTTTGTACTGGGCCGACATCCCGGCCGGTCGCCTCTATCGCTGGAACGCCGCCGATGCCAGCATACGCAGCTGGCAGGCAGACGAGATGCTCGCCTGCATCGCCATGCACCCGGCAGGTGGCTGGATCGCCGGCATGCAGAGCGGCATCTTCCACCTGCGCCCACAGGACGACGGCAGCGTACTGTCCGAGCGTCTGGCGCAGGTTGATCATGCCCGCCCGGAGATGCGCTTCAACGACGGTCGCTGCGACCGCCAGGGGCGCTTCTGGGCCGGCACCATGCTGCTGGACATGGCCGCAGGCGCCCGCGTCGGCGCGCTGTATCGCTACGACGGTCAGCTGCAACAGGTGCTCGATGACTTCATCGTGCCCAACGGCCTGGCCTTCAGCCCCGATGGCCGCACCATGTACCTCTCCGACTCGCACCCGACCGTGCAGAGCGTCTGGGCCTTCGACTACGACACCGATAGCGGCACGCCGCACAACCGTCGTCTGTTCATCGACATGAAGCAGCATCCGGGTCGCCCCGACGGCGCCGCGATGGATGTCGACGGCTGCTACTGGATCTGCGGCAACGACGAAGGCCTGATCCATCGCTTCACCCCGGATGGCCGCCTCGACCGTTCGCTGGCGGTTCCCGTGAAGAAACCCGCCATGTGCGCTTTCGGCGGAGCCAACCTCGACACCCTGTTCGTCACTTCGATCCGCCCTGGCGGCGACCTCTCCGACCAGCCTCTGGCGGGCGGCGTATTCGCCCTGCAAGCCGGCGTACGCGGTATCGAGGAGCCGACCTTCCAACCCTGA
- a CDS encoding TRAP transporter substrate-binding protein: protein MNLKRKLLLATLPLALGLSSFVQAETTLKIAEIHPAGYPTVVAMENLGKKLEAATNGEIKSRMFAGGVLGSEKEVIEQTQIGAVQLTRVSLGSVGSVVPATNVFNMPFVFRDIDHMRKVIDGDIGQDILDAITNSDFNMVGLAWMEAGSRSLYTKKPVRKIEDLKGMKIRVIGNPLFIDTLNAMGGNGIAMDTGEIFSALQSGVIDGAENNSPTLLEHNHFRAAKYYTQTHHLILPEPLLMSKTTWNKLTPEQQELVKKLAKEAQLEERDLWVAKETASNEKLKAEGVEFIEVDTKPFYDATAPVREKYGAQFADLIKRIEAVQ, encoded by the coding sequence ATGAACCTCAAACGCAAGTTGCTTCTCGCCACACTTCCGCTAGCTCTCGGTCTGTCTTCCTTCGTTCAGGCCGAGACGACCCTGAAGATTGCCGAAATCCACCCTGCCGGCTACCCGACCGTAGTCGCCATGGAAAACCTCGGCAAGAAACTGGAAGCTGCCACCAACGGTGAAATCAAGTCCCGCATGTTCGCAGGCGGCGTACTGGGCTCCGAGAAGGAAGTCATCGAGCAAACCCAGATCGGCGCTGTGCAACTGACCCGCGTCAGCCTCGGTTCGGTCGGTTCGGTGGTTCCAGCCACCAACGTGTTCAACATGCCGTTCGTGTTCCGCGACATCGACCACATGCGCAAGGTGATCGACGGTGACATCGGCCAGGACATCCTCGACGCCATCACCAATTCCGACTTCAACATGGTCGGTCTGGCATGGATGGAAGCCGGCAGCCGCAGCCTCTACACCAAGAAGCCGGTACGCAAGATCGAAGACCTCAAGGGCATGAAGATCCGTGTGATCGGCAACCCGCTGTTCATCGACACTCTCAACGCCATGGGTGGCAACGGCATCGCCATGGACACCGGTGAGATCTTCAGCGCCCTGCAGAGCGGCGTGATCGACGGCGCCGAGAACAACTCGCCGACCCTGCTCGAGCACAACCACTTCCGCGCGGCCAAGTACTACACCCAGACGCATCACCTGATCCTGCCCGAGCCGCTGCTGATGTCCAAGACCACTTGGAACAAGCTGACGCCGGAACAACAGGAGCTGGTCAAGAAACTGGCCAAGGAAGCCCAGCTGGAAGAGCGTGATCTGTGGGTCGCCAAGGAAACCGCTTCCAACGAGAAGCTCAAGGCCGAAGGCGTCGAGTTCATCGAAGTCGACACCAAGCCCTTCTACGACGCCACCGCCCCGGTTCGTGAGAAGTACGGCGCCCAGTTCGCCGACCTGATCAAGCGCATCGAAGCAGTCCAGTAA
- a CDS encoding TRAP transporter small permease encodes MKNLVLGVNDAIYRACIATASLAIVIMATIIPWGVFSRYVLGQGLGWPEPISVLLMVLFTFVGAAAGYRAGAHMAVTSLTDRLPRTLAPLITLFVRLVMGGIALFMLIWGYKLCAATWNQYLSTLPSVRVGISYMPIPVGGFITLLFVIEQLLYGDQHKRRAVDFEHSEDSKEAA; translated from the coding sequence ATGAAAAACCTGGTTCTAGGCGTCAACGACGCCATCTACCGTGCCTGCATCGCAACCGCCAGCCTGGCGATCGTGATCATGGCCACGATCATCCCCTGGGGCGTCTTCAGCCGTTACGTGCTGGGTCAAGGACTGGGCTGGCCCGAGCCTATTTCAGTGCTATTGATGGTGCTGTTCACCTTCGTCGGAGCCGCTGCCGGCTACCGTGCAGGTGCCCACATGGCCGTGACCTCACTGACCGATCGCCTGCCACGAACCCTGGCACCGCTGATCACGCTGTTCGTACGCCTGGTCATGGGCGGCATCGCGCTGTTCATGCTGATCTGGGGCTACAAGCTGTGTGCAGCGACCTGGAACCAATACCTCAGCACCCTCCCCTCGGTACGTGTCGGCATCAGCTACATGCCAATCCCGGTGGGCGGTTTCATCACCCTCCTGTTCGTCATCGAACAACTGCTCTACGGCGATCAACACAAGCGCCGTGCCGTCGACTTCGAACACTCTGAAGATTCCAAGGAGGCCGCGTAA
- a CDS encoding TRAP transporter large permease has product MDAAILVGSFIVLILLRVPVAYSLGVSALIGAWWIEIPLHAVMIQIAGGVNKFSLLAIPFFVLAGAIMAEGGMARRLVAFAGVLVGFVRGGLSLVNITASTFFGAISGSSLADTASVGSVLIPEMEKKGYPREFATAVTVSGSVQALLTPPSHNSVIYSLAAGGTVSIAALFMAGIGPGLLMSATMAALCLWFAKKRNYPKGEVIPLRQAIKICVEALWGLMTMVIILGGILSGVFTATESAAVAVIWAFFVTMFIYRDYKWTELPKMLHRTVRTLSIVMILIAFAAAFGYIMTLMQIPSKITTAFLTFSDNRYVILMCVNFMLLALGTLMDMAPLILILTPILLPVVTSFGVDPVHFGMIMLVNLGIGLITPPVGAVLFVGAAIGKVTIENTVKALLPFYAALFMVLMAVTYIPAISLWLPSVVL; this is encoded by the coding sequence ATGGATGCCGCCATTCTCGTGGGCAGTTTCATCGTCCTGATCCTGCTACGCGTCCCCGTTGCTTACTCCCTCGGTGTCTCCGCCCTGATCGGGGCCTGGTGGATCGAGATCCCGCTGCACGCCGTGATGATCCAGATCGCCGGTGGTGTGAACAAGTTCTCCCTGCTGGCCATTCCGTTCTTCGTGCTGGCCGGCGCGATCATGGCCGAGGGCGGCATGGCTCGCCGCCTGGTGGCTTTCGCCGGGGTGCTGGTCGGTTTCGTCCGCGGCGGTCTGTCGCTGGTGAACATCACCGCGTCGACCTTCTTCGGTGCCATCTCCGGCTCGTCCCTGGCCGACACCGCCTCGGTGGGGTCGGTGCTGATCCCGGAAATGGAGAAGAAAGGCTACCCGCGTGAATTCGCCACCGCCGTGACCGTTTCCGGTTCGGTACAGGCGCTGCTCACCCCGCCCAGCCACAACTCGGTGATCTACTCGCTGGCCGCTGGCGGTACCGTGTCCATCGCCGCGCTGTTCATGGCCGGTATCGGCCCTGGTCTGCTGATGAGCGCCACCATGGCCGCGCTGTGCCTGTGGTTCGCCAAGAAGCGCAACTACCCGAAAGGCGAAGTGATCCCGCTGCGCCAGGCCATCAAGATCTGCGTCGAAGCCCTGTGGGGCCTGATGACCATGGTCATCATCCTTGGCGGCATTCTCTCCGGCGTATTCACCGCCACCGAGTCGGCTGCCGTCGCGGTGATCTGGGCCTTCTTCGTGACCATGTTCATCTACCGCGACTACAAGTGGACTGAACTGCCGAAGATGCTGCACCGCACCGTGCGCACGCTGTCGATCGTGATGATCCTCATCGCCTTCGCTGCCGCGTTCGGCTACATCATGACCCTGATGCAGATCCCATCGAAGATCACCACCGCGTTCCTGACCTTCTCGGACAACCGCTACGTGATCCTGATGTGCGTCAACTTCATGCTGCTGGCCCTGGGCACGCTGATGGACATGGCTCCGCTGATCCTGATCCTGACTCCGATCCTGCTGCCGGTGGTCACCTCTTTCGGTGTAGACCCGGTACACTTCGGCATGATCATGCTGGTCAACCTGGGTATCGGCCTGATCACTCCGCCAGTGGGTGCAGTGCTCTTCGTCGGCGCCGCAATCGGCAAGGTCACCATCGAGAACACCGTGAAGGCACTGCTGCCGTTCTACGCCGCGCTGTTCATGGTGCTGATGGCCGTGACCTACATTCCAGCCATCTCGCTGTGGCTGCCGAGCGTCGTGCTCTGA
- a CDS encoding EamA family transporter has product MQGSTPFPRHIAVLILATLACSFAGNHIAARIAFDHDTGLLLAMLARAGVTLVALAALVLWRRESLKLGRATWGWQILLGLLIAIQSFCIYSAVARIPVALALLVVNLSPILLALLTWALGGAAPTRQALAIMGVILFGLVLVLDVPGRLASADTPDGEWVAGILFSLTAAAVFAVALWITENRLSKIAGSVRSMLTLAVVFSASTLLGSSGLIPGGLSLPNASAGWIALACLVLLYGAAFSTLFICMPRLNIARNAPVMNMEPVAGMVLGWLVLGQVLGGLQVIGGLIVVGGIVALAYRR; this is encoded by the coding sequence ATGCAAGGTTCCACCCCGTTTCCGCGTCACATCGCCGTCCTGATCCTCGCCACGCTGGCGTGCTCGTTCGCGGGCAACCACATCGCTGCGCGGATCGCCTTCGACCACGACACCGGGCTGCTGCTGGCCATGCTCGCGCGCGCCGGCGTGACCCTGGTCGCGCTGGCCGCCTTGGTACTGTGGCGACGTGAATCGCTGAAACTGGGTCGCGCCACCTGGGGCTGGCAGATCCTGCTGGGCCTGCTGATCGCCATCCAGAGCTTCTGCATCTACTCGGCGGTAGCGCGTATTCCGGTGGCGCTGGCGCTACTGGTGGTCAACCTTTCACCGATCCTGCTGGCTTTGCTCACCTGGGCGCTCGGCGGTGCGGCGCCAACCCGCCAGGCGCTGGCCATCATGGGCGTGATCCTGTTCGGCCTGGTGCTGGTGCTCGATGTTCCGGGTCGCCTGGCCAGCGCCGATACGCCGGATGGCGAGTGGGTCGCCGGCATCCTGTTCAGCCTGACAGCTGCCGCCGTGTTCGCCGTGGCGCTATGGATCACCGAAAATCGACTGTCGAAAATCGCCGGCTCGGTGCGCAGCATGCTGACCTTGGCCGTGGTGTTCAGCGCCTCGACCCTGCTGGGTAGCAGTGGCCTGATTCCGGGTGGTCTGAGCCTGCCCAACGCCAGCGCTGGCTGGATCGCACTGGCCTGCCTGGTGCTGCTCTACGGCGCCGCCTTCTCCACCCTGTTCATCTGCATGCCGCGCCTGAACATCGCGCGTAATGCGCCGGTGATGAACATGGAACCGGTAGCAGGCATGGTGCTGGGCTGGCTGGTGCTCGGCCAGGTGCTTGGCGGCCTGCAGGTGATCGGCGGGCTGATCGTGGTCGGCGGTATCGTCGCCCTGGCCTACCGGCGCTAG